Proteins co-encoded in one Arachis hypogaea cultivar Tifrunner chromosome 11, arahy.Tifrunner.gnm2.J5K5, whole genome shotgun sequence genomic window:
- the LOC112719906 gene encoding peroxidase RIP1 isoform X2, which yields MSNSQIIIQYYFLVIVVMVTTNLGTWVIPTNGMNNDGNGRLTHHFYKKTCPKVLPVIRSVVEKAIKKEPRIGASLLRLHFHDCFVNLGGPHFGYHVLLGRRDARSASNEAANTSLPSPSSSFSELLSNFKSHGLGLKDLVALSGAHTIGFAQCSSFRDRIYNDTNIDPKLASYLKLQKCPQSGGDSNLAPFDSTNKIFDNVYYKQLLDNKGLLHSDQELFKGNNSESDRLVKLFTRNPVAFAKRFGHSMIKMGNMKPLTGNEGEIRINCRKVN from the exons ttttggttattgtTGTTATGGTCACTACTAATTTGGGCACATGGGTGATCCCTACCAATGGCATGAACAATGATGGTAATGGAAGGCTCACTCACCATTTCTATAAGAAAACATGCCCTAAGGTGTTGCCAGTGATAAGGTCTGTGGTTGAAAAGGCAATAAAGAAAGAACCGCGCATTGGAGCTTCATTGCTACGTTTGCATTTTCATGACTGCTTTGTTAAT CTAGGGGGTCCACACTTTGGTTACCATGTGCTCTTAGGAAGAAGAGACGCTAGAAGTGCAAGCAATGAAGCTGCAAATACAAGCCTTCCTTCCCCATCTTCAAGCTTCTCAGAGCTTCTCTCTAACTTCAAGTCTCATGGGCTGGGCCTTAAAGACCTTGTGGCCCTTTCTGGGGCCCACACTATTGGATTTGCTCAATGTTCCTCTTTTAGGGATAGGATCTACAATGACACCAACATTGACCCAAAACTTGCATcctatttgaaattacaaaagtgcCCTCAAAGTGGTGGAGATAGTAATTTGGCACCATTTGATTCCACTAATAAAATATTTGACAATGTCTACTACAAGCAATTGTTGGATAACAAGGGGCTTCTTCATTCTGATCAAGAACTCTTCAAGGGGAATAATAGTGAGAGTGATAGGTTGGTGAAGCTATTTACTAGGAATCCAGTTGCTTTTGCTAAAAGATTCGGACATTCTATGATCAAGATGGGTAACATGAAGCCTCTTACCGGAAATGAGGGTGAGATTAGAATTAATTGTAgaaaagttaattaa
- the LOC112719906 gene encoding peroxidase RIP1 isoform X1: MSNSQIIIQYYFLVIVVMVTTNLGTWVIPTNGMNNDGNGRLTHHFYKKTCPKVLPVIRSVVEKAIKKEPRIGASLLRLHFHDCFVNGCDASVLLDDSYNINGEKNSPPNKNSLRGFEVVDEIKSELDKACKGPIVSCSDILAVAARDSVAILGGPHFGYHVLLGRRDARSASNEAANTSLPSPSSSFSELLSNFKSHGLGLKDLVALSGAHTIGFAQCSSFRDRIYNDTNIDPKLASYLKLQKCPQSGGDSNLAPFDSTNKIFDNVYYKQLLDNKGLLHSDQELFKGNNSESDRLVKLFTRNPVAFAKRFGHSMIKMGNMKPLTGNEGEIRINCRKVN, from the exons ttttggttattgtTGTTATGGTCACTACTAATTTGGGCACATGGGTGATCCCTACCAATGGCATGAACAATGATGGTAATGGAAGGCTCACTCACCATTTCTATAAGAAAACATGCCCTAAGGTGTTGCCAGTGATAAGGTCTGTGGTTGAAAAGGCAATAAAGAAAGAACCGCGCATTGGAGCTTCATTGCTACGTTTGCATTTTCATGACTGCTTTGTTAAT GGTTGCGATGCATCAGTTCTGCTAGATGATTCTTATAACATAAATGGTGAGAAGAATTCGCCACCAAATAAGAACTCGCTAAGAGGATTTGAAGTGGTTGATGAGATTAAATCAGAATTAGACAAAGCTTGCAAGGGTCCTATTGTATCATGTTCTGATATCTTAGCTGTGGCGGCTCGTGATTCTGTTGCTATT CTAGGGGGTCCACACTTTGGTTACCATGTGCTCTTAGGAAGAAGAGACGCTAGAAGTGCAAGCAATGAAGCTGCAAATACAAGCCTTCCTTCCCCATCTTCAAGCTTCTCAGAGCTTCTCTCTAACTTCAAGTCTCATGGGCTGGGCCTTAAAGACCTTGTGGCCCTTTCTGGGGCCCACACTATTGGATTTGCTCAATGTTCCTCTTTTAGGGATAGGATCTACAATGACACCAACATTGACCCAAAACTTGCATcctatttgaaattacaaaagtgcCCTCAAAGTGGTGGAGATAGTAATTTGGCACCATTTGATTCCACTAATAAAATATTTGACAATGTCTACTACAAGCAATTGTTGGATAACAAGGGGCTTCTTCATTCTGATCAAGAACTCTTCAAGGGGAATAATAGTGAGAGTGATAGGTTGGTGAAGCTATTTACTAGGAATCCAGTTGCTTTTGCTAAAAGATTCGGACATTCTATGATCAAGATGGGTAACATGAAGCCTCTTACCGGAAATGAGGGTGAGATTAGAATTAATTGTAgaaaagttaattaa